A single region of the Streptomyces sp. NBC_00236 genome encodes:
- a CDS encoding type II toxin-antitoxin system CcdA family antitoxin, with the protein MSSTTRITVTLPSDQVAELRKLTDNVSGYVAEAVARQIRHQLLGDDLRRHEAEHGPFSDEELAEARAKIFGSAGTSTGADAA; encoded by the coding sequence ATGTCCTCCACGACGCGTATCACCGTCACGCTCCCCAGCGACCAGGTGGCGGAGCTTCGCAAGCTCACGGACAACGTCTCCGGCTACGTGGCGGAAGCCGTAGCCCGCCAGATCCGGCACCAGCTCCTGGGCGACGATCTCCGCCGCCATGAGGCGGAGCACGGGCCCTTCAGCGACGAGGAGCTCGCCGAGGCTCGCGCGAAGATCTTCGGCTCCGCCGGCACCTCCACGGGCGCGGATGCCGCGTGA
- a CDS encoding GmrSD restriction endonuclease domain-containing protein has product MTEQAFGIDKIQLVKLLRRVAEGEAQLPEFQRGWVWPDHNIIGLLASISRGYPVGTLMLLQTGGDVRFKCRPVEGATPPPGTEPDTLILDGQQRMTSLFQSLMLGKPVETQNQRKQRITGWFYVDMVKALDPQADREDAVRLLPADRVVRSFRGDLIEDYSTPEKEYAARLFPLSQLFSNRDWSYGYEDYWKDQGQDGRKWWRDFEEAFVRPFELYQVPVIELGKQTERQAVCQVFEKVNTGGVTLTVFELLTATYAAEEFDLRDHWNNVVRAAWRAPEYRVLKEVANTDFLQAVTLMATAARRADAATVGIDEERLPRIGCKRKDILELGLDEYRRYAPLVVKGFKDAAKFLRQQYLFDTKFLPYGTQLIPLAAILSTLGEQAQPAGAQQKLARWYWCGVFGELYGGSTETRFSHDLPETVGWVRGTWAEPRTIRDARFSESRLMTLRTRNSAAYKGIYALLMKEGAVDWRTGEKTEITEYFAEAVDIHHIFPQAWCERENIARGTYNSIVNKTPLTGRTNRIIGGTAPSAYLPRLAKSAEVDADTVANHIRTHLVDPALLAKDDFAGFFEARQHALVEAIETATGKAVVTEDGYPATGGVDEGDED; this is encoded by the coding sequence GTGACTGAGCAAGCATTCGGGATCGACAAGATTCAGCTGGTCAAACTGCTGCGGCGAGTGGCCGAGGGCGAAGCACAGCTACCGGAGTTCCAGCGCGGCTGGGTGTGGCCGGATCACAACATCATCGGTCTGCTCGCCTCGATCTCTCGTGGATACCCGGTCGGCACCCTCATGTTGTTGCAGACCGGTGGTGACGTCCGTTTCAAGTGTCGTCCGGTTGAGGGCGCCACTCCGCCCCCGGGCACCGAACCGGACACCTTGATTCTCGACGGCCAGCAGCGGATGACCTCGCTCTTCCAGTCGCTCATGCTCGGCAAGCCGGTCGAGACACAGAACCAGCGTAAGCAGCGGATCACCGGCTGGTTCTACGTCGACATGGTCAAGGCTCTCGACCCTCAGGCGGACCGTGAAGACGCAGTCCGCCTTCTGCCGGCGGACCGGGTGGTCCGCAGCTTCCGTGGCGATCTCATCGAGGACTACTCGACTCCGGAGAAGGAATACGCGGCCCGGCTCTTCCCACTCTCCCAGCTCTTTTCCAACCGTGATTGGAGCTACGGTTACGAGGACTATTGGAAGGATCAGGGGCAGGACGGCCGCAAGTGGTGGCGGGACTTCGAGGAGGCATTCGTCCGCCCCTTCGAGCTCTACCAGGTGCCGGTAATCGAACTGGGGAAGCAGACCGAGAGACAGGCTGTCTGCCAGGTCTTCGAAAAGGTCAACACCGGCGGCGTCACCCTCACAGTCTTCGAGCTACTCACCGCCACATATGCCGCCGAAGAGTTCGACCTGCGCGACCACTGGAACAATGTGGTCCGGGCCGCGTGGAGGGCGCCGGAGTACCGCGTCCTCAAAGAGGTTGCCAACACCGACTTCCTGCAGGCAGTCACCCTCATGGCAACGGCTGCCCGGCGCGCCGATGCCGCTACCGTCGGGATTGACGAAGAGCGTCTGCCGCGAATCGGCTGCAAGCGCAAGGACATTCTAGAACTGGGCCTGGACGAGTACCGCCGCTACGCACCACTGGTCGTCAAAGGCTTCAAGGACGCGGCCAAGTTCCTCCGCCAGCAGTACCTCTTCGACACCAAGTTCCTCCCCTATGGCACCCAGCTGATCCCTCTCGCCGCGATCCTCAGCACGCTCGGCGAACAGGCCCAACCGGCCGGTGCACAGCAGAAGCTGGCCCGTTGGTACTGGTGCGGTGTGTTCGGCGAGCTGTACGGCGGCTCGACGGAGACCAGGTTTAGCCACGACCTCCCCGAAACCGTGGGCTGGGTGCGCGGCACTTGGGCCGAACCTCGCACCATCCGCGACGCCCGGTTCAGTGAGAGCCGCCTGATGACATTGCGCACCCGCAACAGCGCCGCCTACAAGGGGATCTACGCACTTCTGATGAAGGAAGGCGCCGTCGACTGGCGGACTGGTGAGAAGACCGAGATCACCGAGTACTTCGCGGAGGCCGTGGACATCCACCACATCTTCCCGCAGGCGTGGTGCGAGCGGGAGAACATCGCCCGGGGCACTTACAACTCAATCGTCAACAAGACCCCGCTGACCGGACGCACCAACCGCATCATCGGCGGGACAGCGCCCTCTGCCTACCTCCCCAGGCTCGCAAAGAGCGCCGAGGTGGACGCGGACACCGTGGCCAACCACATTCGTACCCATCTGGTTGATCCCGCGCTGCTCGCCAAGGATGACTTTGCGGGCTTTTTCGAAGCACGGCAACATGCTCTGGTCGAGGCCATCGAGACGGCCACTGGCAAGGCGGTCGTCACGGAAGACGGATATCCCGCAACCGGTGGGGTGGACGAGGGCGACGAAGACTGA
- a CDS encoding GntR family transcriptional regulator, which translates to MSKQPKYRQVADALRREIDSGAYGPGARLPSESELATRFEASRNTVRSGLGLLVSEGLITSSQGLGYEVRKHEVFELNASRFENLNFPQTGDAYSTDVTNAGRRPHQTFRVELTTAPEYVAQRLKVDTGSRAVLRFCHRFVDDVPWSTQATHYPDWLVETAPRLTEPGDIAEGTTRYLTSLGIEQVGYADEIATRMPTPEEARLLDIGAGIPVLLWTRTGYSRERPIRCTITTFRGDLNRMNYEIGDLSARSENAPQ; encoded by the coding sequence ATGAGCAAGCAGCCGAAGTACCGACAGGTGGCCGACGCACTGCGTCGTGAGATCGACAGCGGCGCCTACGGCCCCGGCGCGCGCCTTCCTTCAGAGAGCGAGCTCGCGACACGGTTCGAGGCGTCCCGAAACACTGTCCGATCGGGCCTAGGCCTGCTGGTGAGCGAAGGCTTGATCACGTCAAGCCAAGGTCTTGGCTACGAGGTCCGTAAGCACGAGGTCTTCGAGCTCAATGCTTCCCGCTTCGAGAACCTGAACTTCCCGCAGACGGGCGACGCCTACTCGACGGACGTGACGAACGCCGGCCGCAGGCCGCACCAGACGTTTCGTGTCGAGCTCACCACTGCCCCCGAGTACGTGGCCCAACGCCTGAAGGTCGATACCGGCTCCCGAGCTGTCCTCAGGTTCTGCCATCGGTTCGTTGACGATGTCCCATGGTCCACCCAGGCCACTCACTACCCCGATTGGCTGGTCGAGACGGCCCCTCGGCTGACTGAACCGGGGGACATCGCCGAAGGAACGACCCGCTACCTCACGAGTCTCGGCATCGAGCAGGTCGGATACGCCGACGAGATCGCCACCCGGATGCCGACACCAGAGGAGGCCCGACTTCTGGACATAGGAGCGGGAATTCCGGTCCTGCTCTGGACCCGAACCGGCTACTCCCGCGAGCGCCCTATCCGCTGCACGATCACGACGTTCCGCGGCGACCTGAACCGGATGAACTACGAGATCGGCGACTTGTCCGCCCGAAGCGAGAACGCCCCCCAGTGA
- a CDS encoding GNAT family N-acetyltransferase translates to MKITTAVPGDLDQLLAFREEAASWISKLGSDQWSRPYPADRLLLTIEAGTVFMLRDGSRTAGTITLTPQAEEGLWTPEELGEASIFVNKLTMSRDYAGKDLGGRLLDWAGDRAYQSSAVWLRLDAWTNNAALQRYYLRHGFEHVRTVREGGAINGGPRVSGWLAQRPASPAQHGFEDQTPSPTPFGS, encoded by the coding sequence GTGAAAATCACCACCGCAGTACCGGGCGACCTGGACCAGCTTCTGGCGTTCCGGGAAGAGGCCGCATCCTGGATCAGCAAACTGGGCAGCGACCAGTGGAGCCGGCCGTACCCTGCCGATCGCTTGTTGTTGACCATCGAGGCCGGCACCGTCTTCATGCTTCGCGATGGCAGCCGGACCGCTGGGACCATCACCCTCACGCCACAGGCGGAAGAGGGGTTGTGGACGCCCGAGGAGTTGGGGGAGGCCTCCATCTTCGTCAACAAACTGACGATGTCCCGCGATTACGCGGGGAAGGATCTTGGAGGCAGGCTCCTCGATTGGGCGGGAGACCGCGCCTACCAATCGTCAGCCGTGTGGCTCCGCCTTGACGCGTGGACCAACAACGCCGCACTTCAGCGCTACTACCTACGGCATGGCTTCGAGCACGTTCGGACTGTCCGAGAAGGCGGCGCCATCAACGGCGGCCCACGCGTCTCAGGCTGGCTTGCCCAGCGTCCCGCTTCCCCCGCCCAGCACGGGTTCGAGGACCAGACGCCCAGCCCCACACCCTTTGGCAGCTGA
- a CDS encoding FtsK/SpoIIIE domain-containing protein, whose translation MPDLTMMIEAAGALSAAGGLGYAKARAPRVFWSLVGLPVARVRFAATYRSTMDVCGLTVQPSRLRAFMVRNVARRQDVQPVPPKVRRVRGSSTGMRVVLRLPAGLEPADVAAASERLRHAWGVHSVHVVEVKPGFVELRMTGYDVLRRVKMPRRLPRKLSGPMVVPVALREDGTAFVRDYKKIPHGLTLGANQSGKSMFQRNLITGLAKLPVGLIGIDCKRGVEQRGYAPRLSALATTPDEASSLLEVLVREMEERFDTLSAHGVSDLWDLPTKVRPVPLVVLVDEVAELFLTAVKKDEERRDQMVMRLVRLAQMARAVGIYLEVCGQRFGSELGKGATMLRAQLTGRVVHRVNDKQTADMGLGDIAPDAVFAVTTIPPDRPGVAVAGDASGGWSRIRTPEMTAAEAVAICREYAHMTPDIAALAPFRPVVRTTPAPVPTSPLVNPRPVTE comes from the coding sequence ATGCCGGACCTGACCATGATGATCGAAGCGGCCGGGGCCTTATCGGCTGCCGGCGGTCTCGGTTACGCGAAGGCCCGCGCACCGCGGGTGTTCTGGTCGCTGGTGGGCTTGCCGGTCGCTCGGGTTCGGTTCGCGGCTACGTACCGGTCGACGATGGATGTGTGTGGTCTGACGGTTCAGCCGTCCAGGCTGCGGGCGTTCATGGTCCGCAACGTGGCCCGCCGCCAGGATGTGCAGCCGGTCCCGCCGAAGGTTCGCCGGGTCCGTGGTTCCTCGACCGGGATGCGGGTGGTACTGCGCCTCCCGGCCGGGCTGGAGCCCGCGGATGTGGCTGCGGCCTCGGAACGGTTGCGGCATGCCTGGGGCGTCCACTCTGTCCACGTGGTGGAGGTCAAGCCCGGCTTCGTCGAACTGCGCATGACCGGCTATGACGTGCTGCGCCGGGTGAAGATGCCGCGCCGGCTGCCCCGCAAGCTGTCCGGTCCGATGGTGGTGCCGGTGGCGTTGCGGGAGGACGGTACGGCGTTCGTCCGGGACTACAAGAAGATCCCGCACGGTCTGACGCTGGGTGCGAATCAGTCGGGCAAGTCGATGTTCCAGCGCAACCTGATCACCGGCCTGGCGAAACTCCCGGTCGGCCTGATCGGGATCGACTGTAAGCGCGGTGTGGAACAGCGCGGCTACGCACCCCGCCTCTCCGCACTGGCTACCACCCCGGATGAAGCTTCCAGCCTGCTGGAAGTCCTCGTGCGGGAGATGGAAGAGCGCTTCGACACCCTGAGCGCCCACGGAGTCTCCGACCTGTGGGATCTGCCCACCAAGGTGCGACCGGTGCCGCTGGTCGTCCTGGTCGACGAGGTGGCAGAACTGTTCCTGACCGCGGTCAAGAAGGACGAGGAACGGCGCGATCAGATGGTGATGCGCCTGGTTCGTCTCGCGCAGATGGCCCGGGCGGTCGGCATCTACTTGGAGGTCTGCGGGCAGCGCTTCGGCTCCGAACTCGGCAAGGGCGCAACTATGCTCCGCGCCCAGCTCACCGGCCGCGTCGTGCACCGCGTCAACGACAAACAGACCGCCGATATGGGCCTGGGCGACATCGCCCCGGACGCAGTCTTCGCCGTGACCACCATTCCGCCGGACCGCCCCGGTGTCGCGGTGGCCGGCGATGCCTCCGGGGGCTGGTCCCGCATTCGCACACCCGAAATGACCGCTGCCGAAGCGGTCGCGATCTGCCGCGAATACGCGCACATGACCCCGGACATCGCCGCGCTCGCCCCGTTCCGCCCGGTCGTCCGCACCACCCCGGCCCCGGTTCCGACATCGCCGCTGGTCAATCCGCGGCCGGTCACCGAGTAG
- the dcd gene encoding dCTP deaminase — protein sequence MLLSDKDIRAEIDAGRVRIDPFDASMVQPSSIDVRLDRYFRVFENHRYPHIDPAVEQADLTRTVEPDGDEAFILHPGEFVLASTYEVISLPDDLASRLEGKSSLGRLGLVTHSTAGFIDPGFSGHVTLELSNLATLPIKLWPGMKIGQLCMFRLSSPSEFPYGSERYGSRYQGQRGPTASRSFMNFHRTQV from the coding sequence GTGCTTCTCTCAGACAAGGACATCCGGGCCGAGATCGACGCCGGACGCGTACGTATTGATCCTTTCGACGCGTCGATGGTGCAGCCGTCGAGCATCGATGTGAGGCTCGACCGCTATTTCCGGGTGTTCGAGAACCACCGCTATCCGCATATCGATCCGGCCGTGGAACAGGCCGATCTGACCCGTACCGTCGAGCCGGACGGGGACGAGGCGTTCATCCTGCACCCCGGTGAGTTCGTGCTGGCGTCGACGTACGAGGTCATCTCGCTGCCCGACGATCTCGCGTCGCGGCTGGAGGGCAAGAGTTCGCTCGGCCGGCTCGGGCTGGTGACGCATTCGACGGCCGGGTTCATCGACCCGGGGTTCTCCGGGCACGTGACCCTGGAGCTGTCGAATCTGGCGACGCTGCCGATAAAGCTCTGGCCGGGGATGAAGATCGGTCAGCTGTGCATGTTCCGGCTGAGTTCTCCGTCGGAGTTCCCGTACGGCTCCGAGCGGTACGGGTCGCGGTACCAGGGGCAGCGTGGGCCGACGGCTTCGCGTTCCTTCATGAACTTCCACCGGACGCAGGTGTGA
- a CDS encoding phosphoribosyltransferase has protein sequence MSDDVRENLTYDGFGHAVRELAQAVADDGYEPDVVLSIARGGVFVAGGLAYALDCKNIHLVNVEFYTGVGTTLEMPVMLAPVPNAIDFSAKKVLIADDVADTGKTLKLVRDFCIDHVAEVRSAVIYEKSHSLVKCEYVWKKTDRWINFPWSVLPPVHTLGKASKANTEAF, from the coding sequence GTGAGTGACGACGTGCGGGAGAACCTGACGTACGACGGCTTCGGGCATGCCGTGCGGGAGCTGGCGCAGGCCGTGGCCGATGACGGGTACGAGCCGGATGTGGTGCTGTCCATCGCGCGCGGCGGGGTGTTCGTCGCGGGCGGGCTCGCGTACGCGCTGGACTGCAAGAACATTCATCTGGTGAATGTCGAGTTCTACACCGGTGTGGGCACCACGCTGGAGATGCCCGTCATGCTGGCTCCCGTGCCCAATGCCATTGATTTCTCGGCGAAGAAGGTTCTCATCGCCGACGATGTCGCCGATACCGGGAAGACGCTGAAGCTCGTGCGTGACTTCTGTATCGACCATGTCGCCGAGGTGCGCTCCGCCGTGATCTACGAGAAGTCGCATTCGCTCGTGAAGTGCGAATACGTGTGGAAGAAGACCGATCGCTGGATCAACTTCCCCTGGAGTGTCTTGCCTCCAGTACATACGTTGGGCAAGGCGTCTAAGGCGAACACAGAAGCGTTTTAG
- a CDS encoding DNA-binding protein, translating to MSERIETVVLDSEGLSAWVAQDRKLLAMLQVFHDMGADLVIGANTIVEVTHSRTNMPRLNWALSRVKVEPVTEQAARAAAALLKDAGLHGHKYAIDATVAEVALRQPKPVALLTSDSDDMTKLCGSQVRIVPL from the coding sequence GTGAGCGAACGCATCGAGACCGTCGTCCTGGACTCGGAAGGACTGTCCGCCTGGGTCGCGCAGGACCGCAAGCTCCTCGCCATGCTGCAGGTCTTCCACGACATGGGAGCCGACCTGGTGATCGGGGCCAACACCATCGTGGAAGTCACCCACTCCCGCACCAACATGCCTCGCCTCAACTGGGCCCTGTCCCGTGTCAAGGTGGAGCCCGTCACCGAGCAGGCGGCGAGAGCGGCGGCTGCGCTCCTCAAAGACGCCGGGCTGCACGGGCACAAGTACGCCATCGACGCCACGGTCGCCGAGGTCGCGCTCCGCCAGCCGAAACCCGTCGCCCTGCTGACCTCCGACAGCGATGACATGACCAAGCTCTGCGGCAGCCAAGTCCGCATCGTCCCCCTCTGA
- a CDS encoding SCO3933 family regulatory protein — protein MPSFKIDVSTAVVFVATPPTPKLVSKQTGEIAMDRETGAPLATVGLLISDDGEGNLYQVTVPSTGVPESLTPGTPVTVIGLKARDWENTFNGQTRHGISFRAVAITAGA, from the coding sequence ATGCCGTCGTTCAAGATCGATGTTTCGACCGCTGTCGTGTTCGTTGCGACGCCTCCGACTCCGAAGCTGGTGAGCAAGCAGACCGGTGAGATCGCGATGGACCGGGAGACCGGTGCCCCGCTCGCGACCGTGGGCCTGCTGATCTCGGACGACGGGGAGGGCAACCTCTACCAGGTAACCGTCCCGAGCACGGGTGTCCCGGAGAGCCTGACCCCGGGCACGCCGGTCACGGTGATCGGCCTCAAGGCCCGTGACTGGGAGAACACCTTCAACGGCCAGACCCGGCACGGGATCAGCTTCCGCGCGGTAGCGATCACGGCGGGTGCCTGA